The Periplaneta americana isolate PAMFEO1 chromosome 1, P.americana_PAMFEO1_priV1, whole genome shotgun sequence DNA segment CTTTATCTTCCAAAACTGTAGGGAAACCAACATTTTGGAGATACCCGTAATTTCCTGAATAACCGTACTGTCCTGCTAAGCTAGATGAGTATCCATATGACGTGGGATAACCGGAATATCCAGATGCACTCAAACCACCTACTATAGGCTGATCAAAATCAAGAATTGAAGGATATCCATAATTATTTGGATAACCATAATATCCTGAAAGTCCTGTGGAGAGAGGTTTCTCTATTACGAGTTCCTCCACGACGGTAGGGTGACTATAGGTGCTTGGATATCCATAATGTCCTGTTGGTATAGACTTTTCTACAATTATTTCTTCAACTTGGCCTATGCTCGCTGAGAATGGTGAAATTGAGCCAATAGCGGATGGATATCCaaattgttgtgaaggttcaaagtATCGTGGATATCCGCCGTACAGTGATGCAGTGGGTTTCTCAataataatttcttcaatttCCTCCACAACTGTGGGCTGGTTGTATGCAGAGTACCCAAATTGACCTGGATATCCATAATATCCACTTGATAATGGTTTCTCTACAACAATTTCTTCAACCTCTTCTACTATTGTTGGGTGACCATACGACTTGTAGCCAGAAGAGAAAGTTGAGAAAGGATTATTTAGCAGGATGTCGTCAATGCCAAGAATGGATGAATATGATTGAGGATTCGAATAACCATAATATCCTGGAAATCCGAGGTGACTTGTGGAGATAGGCTTCTCAACAATAATTTCTTCAACTTCTTTTACAACCGTGGGGTAAGCTGATGATATAGTTTGCCCATATCCCGAATATCCAAACGGAGAAGTTGATACAGGCTTCTTTACAATAATTTCCTCAACTTCTTccacaacagatggattttggaacgATGAAGGATATCCATAATATCCAGATAGACTATTAGGATAGCCATAATATCCAGATAGACTATTAGGATAGCCATAGTATGACGGATTGCTATATTGTGAGGGATACCCAAAATGGCCCGCAGTTACAGGTGTTTCTATTATTATCTCTTCAACTTCCTCCACTACAGGTGAGAGAGGACTGTCGATTAAGATATCTGTAGTGTCAACAATGGAGGGATATCCATAAGGTAAGCTGTAAGATCCCGAAAGTCCATAGTTTCCTGCCCAGAATGAGTTTCCCATGATATCCCAAAAAGATGGAAAACCTTGGTTAAGGTATCCATATTGTCCAGAGTAACCATTGCATCCAGGATTTAAAAGTAGATTCAGAGAGTCGAAATATTGGGGTGAGAATGGACCTCCGAAGTAACTATTGCAACCCTTATTATATCCCGAGAATAAATTAGAACCTGTGGAAAGTGGACTAAGGTATGATGACCATGAGTTTGTGTTGGGATATCCAAACTGGTTATAGCCAGACAAATATGATGAATAAGGACTGAACGAGAATGGATCAATTGAAGATGAAAGGTAACTTCCAGGATAATTGTAACCGGAAATACTGTTTGATAAAAGCGAATTGGTTAGTATAGCGTTACTTTTATAATTGGAGAATGGGTTACAATTAGAATAAGAAGAATAGGGTGTAGGGTAGAAAAATAAAGGATGGCGGTAGGGTGCATACTGAGAGAAAGGTCCTGAACTGTAGGGTCCTAAGTATGAATTACTGTCGAAGTATCCAGAGAGGCCGCCAAATGAAGGAGTAAGACTGTCAAATACAGTTGCAGAAGGAAGCACCACCTCTTCGCCATAAGGCACTCCGGCGCTCAGTGATGCGCCGGCTACCAGGCTGCTGTACAATGGAGAGTGTCTCACGTCTCTTGTCGAGGCTTCGTCTTCATCACTTTCGGCCTGAAAATCAGATGTCATACATGAAATATATATGAATTCATATCTGgaaagctgatcaggaagagaaaaaagaattgactgagtcactggctaagaagaaactggctactgaggGATGCATtgggaagaaatggtgaacaggagaaaagttcgggacagaagaagatatcagatgatagacaacattaagatacctGGATCGCATGCAGAGTCTAAGACGAAAgctgaaaataaaaaatgtggaTAATgctcttaggcagaacactatgaatgaacgaatatcTGGGTTCGTTTCTGTGTGTTAAGATTTATGCAGtactcataaatttatatattttatcaatgtaAAAAGTCGAAGTTTGGAATAAAATTTAAATGCCACTTTCCCTTACAATAATGGTCATGTAATTAAATTGCTCTGGATAATTTCCGATGACTGGAaactaatataattatgtttttacttattcttttacacttacttataaatggtttttaaggaactcggaggttcattgcctccatctcataagcccgccatcggaccctatcctgagcaagattaatccagtccgtactatcatatcccacctctcaaatctattttaatattatccgccCATCTCTTACTCTTTTACACTGATTTCAAAGctattttttttctatcacgtgaAGCTTTTCAAAATAATGACTCATGAAATTGATTGCTGAGAGCTTTATATTTCAGTAGGGACTTAATTTATTGGAAGGGACAGACTTGTAGGCTTTTACTTCGACACAACTGCTGGTCTGTGTCATTGTCTGACCTGACTGAtgtgtgtttatttttcattGCTGTTTTATTTGAAGTTTTGCGGTATCTCTACGCAAATGTTTGAACAattctaatgtattttgttgcatttggggAAATTATGTAATGCTGAACACACAACGAcagatttttttaagaaaatgtactatatttatttttagtgaaaCTTGAATACCAAGACAAATCATGTGCACTATATATAGTTTGCCGATCCTGTGTTGAAGGGCTAAGATTTTTGGCCTAAAGGGATGaaaaatacataacattttcAATTCCATGATCTTAAGTTACTAATATACCTCTATAGCTATTGTTACTTATGTTAGTTAATGCTAAGAGTTACAATAAAAGAGTAAGAAATTAATCGTGTATCCGAGCATTCTATCAGCCATTAGGCCAGTTTTGCACGGAAAAACCTGCCTGTTCCTCTCCCTCCAGTTGTATTATGGAATACAGTAGAAGATAATGGTGAAGTGGATGAAATCTTCGAAGTTTACAATGTCTTTAGATCTGAAGATGAGTTTACCGAAACTTGTATTCAGTTAGCCTCTATGAAGGAAATTATATACCGTAATATACAACCTTTCTTTAGCAAAGGTGAAAAAAATGTACCTCATTATGACAAATGATGTTTAGAAACAAGTGACACATTAAATTAAGTCGTAATCCAAacgaatatttttttaagaaatacccATGTTAGCTCTTTGTGTGAATAATCAAGTACCATATAAATTTATGTATATCTTCAATTTGACTAATGTCTCAGTTGAACaacatattgtttcatttatgCATTCTGGCAATTTAGTTATTTTGAGATATCAGAGGAACGACTTGTTTTTAGAAACATTCTACGGAATTTGCTATCTGCTATGAATAATGTGTATATCATTTTGTTAAATGATACTAAAAAGAACAAAagctattcaaagaaaagttGAATATACAGTggtatcaaaaactttttccttacatttttattgtaccttgttttttgactataccatgcaggctttgcttaatcgtaagttttaattgccatggtaatattttacactgcatagatatagtcaggacatagttaaaaatgcaagaaaaaagtttttgatgtcactttagaTCAGAAAGAAAACGGAAAACAActtgtaaataggcctaatacttaatgCATTGGTATATTAATCTACATTAATAAAGAAACTATTGAATCGATCTGGGAGGAAATCAGATAGTCCTAAGCACCTCACCTCCATTGGAAAAATTTTTCCTAACTCGTAGGATGTTCAACATTGTTGACATAATCCTGGTCATATCCGCAATTTTTAAGAACCTCGTGAAAGTATTAGGGTCTTATTCACGATActaggaatatttttattttttttttattggacaaAGAGACAGTGT contains these protein-coding regions:
- the LOC138698321 gene encoding uncharacterized protein; this encodes MAAKTLWLLCAVAFIIVSFCQAESDEDEASTRDVRHSPLYSSLVAGASLSAGVPYGEEVVLPSATVFDSLTPSFGGLSGYFDSNSYLGPYSSGPFSQYAPYRHPLFFYPTPYSSYSNCNPFSNYKSNAILTNSLLSNSISGYNYPGSYLSSSIDPFSFSPYSSYLSGYNQFGYPNTNSWSSYLSPLSTGSNLFSGYNKGCNSYFGGPFSPQYFDSLNLLLNPGCNGYSGQYGYLNQGFPSFWDIMGNSFWAGNYGLSGSYSLPYGYPSIVDTTDILIDSPLSPVVEEVEEIIIETPVTAGHFGYPSQYSNPSYYGYPNSLSGYYGYPNSLSGYYGYPSSFQNPSVVEEVEEIIVKKPVSTSPFGYSGYGQTISSAYPTVVKEVEEIIVEKPISTSHLGFPGYYGYSNPQSYSSILGIDDILLNNPFSTFSSGYKSYGHPTIVEEVEEIVVEKPLSSGYYGYPGQFGYSAYNQPTVVEEIEEIIIEKPTASLYGGYPRYFEPSQQFGYPSAIGSISPFSASIGQVEEIIVEKSIPTGHYGYPSTYSHPTVVEELVIEKPLSTGLSGYYGYPNNYGYPSILDFDQPIVGGLSASGYSGYPTSYGYSSSLAGQYGYSGNYGYLQNVGFPTVLEDKEIIVEKSFPTGHYGYDGYFGFPNQYTQPTIVEEVEEIIIEKPTYTGFSGYSGYPLKYGYPYNLGLHNMLVQDPILSGYSKLHGYPSVVEEVEKIVVEKPISTDYYSYPWNYRYPMSYGAPTIVEEIEDIIIESPVSSGFSSFPGYFGSGPYKQSSVVEIEDIVVQNPVSSSYYGYPRSYGFPSIL